The genomic region AGCGTCAAGCGCCGATCCCAGCGCGGCAATACGTCCCTGGTTGATCAAGACATCGCCTACGCCGTTGTATCGTCCGGGGTCGATGATGTGTCCGCCGGTGATGAATATCGTCACGTCAATCTCCTCAGTGTTCCTATCTCGTCTCTCGTCGATTCTCACGCTTCGCCTTCCGTGAGTCAGGCGTCATTCGGTCAGTTCGCCCCCGACAGGAGGTAGAGGATGCCCATCCGAACCGCCACGCCATTGGCCACTTGATCAAGAATGACCGATGAAAGACTGTCGGCGACTTCCGGCGCAATTTCCACGCCGCGATTGATGGGACCGGGGTGCATGACGATTGCTCCCGGATCGGCCAACTTGACCCGTTCACCCGTCAAACCAAAGAGCCGTGCATATTCGCGAATCGTGGGGAACAGCGCCCGCCCCTGCCGTTCCAGCTGCAGTCTCAACATCATGATCACCTGCACACCGGCGAGTCCTTCGTCCAAATTACGGTACACCCGCGCCCCCAGCCGCTCCACTCCCCAGGGCATCATGGTCGGCGGACCGATGAGCCGCACCTCCGCCCCCAACTTCGACAGCGCGTAGATGTTGGAGCGAGCCACGCGGCTGTGGGCGACGTCGCCGACGATCGCGACCTTGAGGCCCTCGAACGACAATCCGCGCTGGCGGATGGTGTAGAGGTCGAGCAGCGCTTGAGTCGGATGTTCGTGCCATCCGTCGCCTGCGTTGATCACGGATGACTTCACCCCTCGCGCCAGCGCTTCGGCCGCGCCGGCCGACGGGTGGCGTAAGACGATGATGTCCGCCTGCATCGCCTCGATGTTACGGGCGGTATCGAGCAACGTTTCACCCTTGACCACGCTGCTCGACGAAGGAGAAAAATTGATCACGTCGGCGCTGAGGCGTTTCGCGGCCAATTCGAACGACGTCCTCGTTCTCGTGCTGGGTTCAAAAAACAGATTGACGACGGTTCGGCCCCGCAACGCAGGGACCTTTTTGATCTCCCGCCCGGTCACTTCCTTGAAGGAATCCGCGGTATCGAGGATGAGGGTGATTTCCTCGACTGACAAGGGCGCCAGACTGAGCAAGTCCTTGCGTTTAAGGCTCATACGTCCCTCCTGCACGGGAATGCGTCACGGCCCCATGTCCTCTCTTGACCAGAATCGCCCACGGCACGGATCTCACGATCGCGAGATGACCACTCGATCCTCTTCACCAGCCTCCTCCAACAGCACTTGAATCTGTTCTTCCCGTGAGGTCGGAATGTTCTTGCCGACGTAGGTCGCCTTGATCGGCAATTGACGATGGCCCCGATCGATCAGGACGGCGAGTTGGATTTCGGCCGGGCGGCCCAAGTCCATCAGTCCATCCATGGCAGCCCGAATCGTCCTTCCCGTGAACAGCACGTCGTCAATCAGCACGATGATCTTGTCCGAGATATCGAACGGAACCGAGGTCTTGCGTAAAACCGGCTGCTCCTTCCTCAAAGCTAAATCATCCCGGTAGAGGGTGATGTCCAACTCTCCCATGGGCACCGTCACTCCCTCAATGTCATGAATGCGCCGTACCAGCCGATGGCCGAGATGGACCCCGCCGGTCCTGATCCCGACCAAAGCCAACTGAGCCACGCCCTTGTTCCGTTCCAGGATCTCGTGGGCGATCCGCGTGACGGCCCGGCTGATATCGCCGGCATCCATCACCGGCTTTTCTTGCGTAGGATCATTCTTCACGTGAGACATCGTCCGCGTCCGGGCATAAAAAAACCTCCCCGCCAGAACGTGGCGAGAAGGCCTCGAAGTTTCGACCGGCACGAGCCGGGGCTTGGTTCATGTCCTGCTCCTTGCTCACCTCGCAGGATGAGCATTAAAGGTTTCGGCATCTTACCGAGCTTCGCGGAAGACTGTCAAGACAAGACCGGGGTTAAGGGACGCGCGTGAGGCTCATTCGCACACAAGTCCTTTCAACGTATTGACAAGGCCGCGGCTTCATACCTTGATGACCTGATACAAGGTTAAACCCGCTTTCAGCGTCGCTTTGGGTAACACGTTCCGATGCATACGAAACGTCGGTAAAGTGTCCACCGGTTCTTGCCAGGCAAGTCTGAATCCCCACGAGCGCCAGAATGCTCCGAGGCCTGCAGGGCCCGTCACAAATGCGCCTCCTCCGCTGCGTAATGCACCGCCGAGTTCGCCGACGGCCGATGCGAGAAGGACCGGATCCGCACCGACGGCATACGGAATCCAGAAATAGGCCAGATCATGAAGATCTGGGGATGGACGATCCGTCCCGCCTTTCCCATCCAGCCGCAATTTGATCCCGGCGAGCCAATCCCACCGCTTGAGACCGGCGCAGATCGTCCACAATTGCTGTGCCTGTTTCTGCGCCAGCGCCGGAACGCTGACCCACGCCGTGTAATTCCGCGGACGATCGAACGGCACACACGTGGCGATGACTGCATCGCCGTTGGCGATGAGGACGCGCCGGGCTTCGGTGAGCATCTTCCCGATTTCGCGATCTTGCTGGGCGGAATCCTGGATATAATCCGCGACAAACGGCTGCGCCGCAGTCTCTCCGATCTCTGCACCGTCCTCAGGGTAGAACAGCACGGCGCCATAGGCGTCAGGGGGATCGATCGGCGGCAGCGCCGGAACGAACAGCGATCGCCAATCGACCGGACTCACCGTCGTCTCGGCTACAGGTTGATCCCGATGACCTTCCGGTAACGCAACGCGCAACCGCGACTCACGATGCCTGTCCCGCAAGATCACACTTCCTTCGGCGACAAAGGCCACGCGATCGCACGGATTCACCTTATTGATCACGGGGGTCACATAAGGCAAGCCCGCTGAATCGTCGGCCAGCGTGGCCTTTTGAAGCGAATCCCCTTTGTAGGTCAGACAACAACCGTGCGCCGCATCAAAGTACCGCAGCGGCGGCGACGGGGCCGGGAGCCAACGCACTTCATGAGCGCGCACCTGGTCCATGAACACGGTGTGGACATCGCGATGTCCCTCCACGTGTGGAGTGAAATAGGAACAGAACAGCCGAAAGGCCGCTTCCGATGGATAGGTGGGTAAGCCTCGATACCGAAGCGGAGTGGGAGCCGAACGAGTCTGACACTGATCATCATACAGCCCGCGGATCAACTCGAACGCGGCCGATCCGGTGCCGGGCAGCAGCGACTTAAAGAGTTCGACCACCGGCAGAAAGTCGATGTTCGCCCAATTCATGGCACCCATGCAGGACATGAATCGACTGTCGGAGAAATCTCCGTTCTTGAGGAGGTACAATGCGTCCTTCCGATGGCGGATCCTGGCGATTCCGACTTTGTCTATGGACACATCCTCGTCTCGATAGAACCAGCGGACTTCCTCTATCGGCACCTGCATGGCCTGTGCGGCCATGCCCCGCAGATCATCGGAGGTGAGACGCTGCCACCCCGGTCTCGTCGCAAGGTTCAGCATCGTCTCATTCACCAGTCCGGCCGGCTTGATGCCGACCCATGCGCCCCAATCCAGCCGGATCCTGGCTCGCAAGAGGATAGGCTTTCCTTGGATATCCTCGCCCCATTCGCATTCGTGGAGGGGATGCCCGGCGGGGTCCGTCGCAAGAATGCGCCGGCCGTCAGAACGATAAAACACGAGGTGACCGGTGAGTTGGCGGACTACCCGCCCGCCTGCCTGTTCAACACCTTCAAGGAACGCCAGATTACCGGGGAACCGAATATGACCGGGAGTCTTAACCGCAACAAGGGCAGGATCAGCCATCTCACTAACTTATGAAAGGAATCACTGTGGCCGCCGTATTCAGCATTCGGTCATTCGCGGATTTGGCCGCTGCCCAGGACGACAAACTTCGAACAGGTGAGTTCCTGCAGTCCCATAGGCCCGCGCGCGTGGATCCGCGAGGTACTGATTCCGATCTCCGCCCCAAGACCGAACTGATATCCGTCGTTCAATCTCGTTGATGCATTGACCAATACGGCGCTCGCGTCGACTTCCCGAAGAAATCGCATGGCCTTTTGATAATTGCCGGTCACAATGGCCTCGGTATGGTGAGATCCGTAGCGGGCGATGTGCTCCAACGCTTCGTCGATATTCTTCACGACTTTGACGGCCAGGGTCAGATCCAGAAATTCCTTTCCGTAGTCGTCATCGGCCGCCGGCTTGGCCAACGAGGAGAGTTGACAGGTCTTCGGACATCCTCGTACTTCCACCTTCGCCGCGGACAGCTTCTCGACAAATCCGGCCAACCATGTACGGGCGATTCCGTGATGGACCAGCAGCGTCTCCATCGCATTGCAGGTGGACGGCCGTTGCACTTTGGCGTTGAGCGCGATCCGGTCTGCCATCGCGGCATCCGCATCGTCATCCACGTAGATGTGACACACTCCTGCGTCATGTTTGAGCACCGGAATGGTGGAATGCTCCGCCACCGTTCGCATGAGAGACTCGCCCCCGCGCGGAATGATGAGATCGACATACCGGTCCTGCTTTAGGAAGATAGGAACCGCCTCACGATCCGCTCGCGTGATGAAACCGATCGCGCCAGAGGGGATACCGGATTTTTCAGCCGCTTCAGACAGCGCGGCCGCGATCGCTCTGTTGGAGTGAATCGCTTCACTGCCTCCGCGAAGAACGCAGGCATTGCCCGATTTCAAACACAGCGCTGCGGAATCTGCGGTGACGTTCGGACGGGATTCGTAAATGATGCCGATGACGCCGATGGGAACCCGCACTCGTCCGACCTGCATCCCGTTGGGTCGAATCCACATCTTGGGGGTTTCACCCAGCGGGTCGGCCAACTTCGCCACCTCCCTGATACCGTCGGCCATTTCGGAAATCCGTGAAGGCGACAACCGAAGCCGATCCGCCATGGCCTTTCGCTCGGGTGCTGCGCCGAACGCGTCGAGGTCCTGCTCATTCGCGGCCAATATCGGTTCTGACCGCTCTTCCAACGCGTCGGCCATGGCCGACAATGCCCGATTCTTTACAGACGTCGACAGCGTGGCGAGTTGCCCTGAAGCTTGCCGTGCCCGTTTGACCAGAGTCTCTATGTATTCTTCAGCGGATTGTTCCGGAACCTCGGAATACTCGACGGGTTCCTTCGGTTCGGCGGGCAGCGTACTGTCTCGGGTCTTGTCAGCCATTACCATCCTGCTTTCTTCAACATATTACCTTTGTACGCCGAACAGAATACCGTGGGGCTTTCCAAGGGGTCAAGGCGCTTGATCAACGTTCCCCAGTGGGGTTCCCGCCACCTCGCAACATCCACGGCTCCTCTTCTAGAAGGAAGAGGCGGGCGGCACCATGATGTTGCCAGATGGACCCGATGAATCCGAAGGCTGCGAGTTCGCTTGATTGGATTGATTCGATCCGGTCGGAAACTGGTTCATCGCGTTTGGAGGAGGCACGTTGACGGGCACAGTAGATGGAAACGCACCGGCCATGGAGGGATTGGGGAACTGAAAAATCCAGTCACGATAGCTCTTCTTGCCGTCGAAGTGGCGAACGGGCAATGGGAACTCATGCTTCCGAATCGGCTCCGCAACGCTTCTGCTCCGAACCCCCATAATGCCGCCGTAAGGGCCCTTGAGATATTCCCACTCTCCATGGGTCATGGGATCTCGATAGGCCTTGCGGAGAAACGGCTTGGGTAATCGCGTTAACTCGACCAAGGACTGGGGATACACTTCCCCCTGGGTGACGCGGCCGGCCTTCATCGTAGCGGAATACAGCGCCAGAGCATTTTGGATTTCAATGCCCTTGGTCAGCAAATCCGCTTCCTGTTCACGTTGAATCATGCCTTTCCATTGCTTGGCCGCAGTGGTGGTCGCAATGCCGATCAGGACGATCGCAAACATGAGAAACAGATAGGTGATGCCGCGCTCATCGCCGAACAACCTTCCCACGCGATGGCTCCTAGGGCTCAGAGGCGGATTCTTCGGACAGCGGAACCGCATATTCGAGATGAGAATTTCGATCCTGCAACATGACGCTATCCGGCGTGATCAATTTCACGATCACGTGATTTTCAAGGATCTCTCCTTTGCCGGCGACATACACATCGTCATTCTTCGTCAACACGGCCAGGTCACGGGCCTTCTCACGATCTCCTCCTTCCTTCCGCACAAAGCCCAAATAATGAAATTGTGCCAACTCCGTCAGAATCACTTGTTGCTGTTGGGCGGTGTCCGGGACGGCGTCAGATGAAGGCCCTGCCGCCTCAGCCATGCCCGGCAAGGAGAAAATATTCCGGGGCATGACAAACGAGAGATTTCGCTGATCCCGCGAGGATGTCAACAGATCAAGTTGGACATGCAAGCCGCTGCCGTGATCGTTCCGTCCTTGCTGAGCAGAATGTCGGCCCGAGACGTTGGTGAGGGGCATACGAGGCGGCTCTTCCGTCGTTGACCATAACCACATGCCGATTCCTCCCCATACCGCCAGAAGAACCGCCAATAGACCCGCTTTCTTATGCCCGCCACTCATCGACATGCCAGGTTTCTTACTGTGATGATCCGATCAATGCTTCACTTACCTTAAGATACGTGGCGATCTTAATGTTAAACGTCAACATTTGATCCTGGTGTTCTGGTGCCTGCATCAAATCGACGTCCTCGATATAAACCAATTCCTCGGCGGTCTCGAGATCGTACAGAAACCGCCGAAGATCCTCATACTTGCCGGTCATTGTCCCTTGCAGAATGCCGCGGGTGATGTGGGAGACAGGCGTGGGCTCTGTCTTGTAGGAAAGAGCCGGAAGAGCCACGTGATTTCGCTTGGCCTCATCCGTGATGCCCAGCGCCAGCGGAGCGAAATCCCGTTCATCGGGAAGAGCCGTCCATACCTCCGCCAAGTCCTTTCTCGCCTGCCGTGCCTCCAGGTGGAACTGATGCGCTTTGCGGCCCTGCAACCATTCCCGTTCGAATCGAGCTAATTGCATGTCGGCCGATTCGACTCCAAAAGACATGCTCAGCCAGAGGAGTCCAAACAGTAATATGGTAAGCCCCACCCACGGCGCCAACGGCCCATACGGACTCTTGAGAACCTCGATCAGTCGATTCATGCGCCGGAGGCCTTCTCGCGGTTGTACTTTAATGAAAGATCGAACTCGACCAGCCCGTCCCCACCCACATGGTGCTGCCCAAGGACGGGATCCCGAAAGACAGGGTGGTCCTGGAGTTTCATCGTCAAGGCCGTAATGTCTTCAACCGTGATGGCCGCGCCTGTCAGATGGACCACCCTTCCCACAGAATCGAGCCGAACGCTCTTGATCGAGACGCGTTGAGGAATCGCCTCCTCGAGGCCGGATAGAAATTGGGTCCATGAAAAGTTTCGCTTGGCGAGCAATTCGTTGGCCAAACTCACCTCGGCCGGCAAAATGTTCAGACTGTGAGCCGACAGATCGATCCCTTCCTTCCGAGCGCCAGCCACAAGTTGGCGGTCCTGATCCCGGATTTGATCAAGACGCGTCTGCATCTCGCGCAGTTCTGCAAGTCGATTCATCGTGAGCGCGAGAGTCCATGCGATCCACAGACAGGCCAGAATACAGAGTGTGGCAAGTCCTGCCCGCACCGGTTTGACGTACCATCGGTAGCGGCTGGCAAGGTCGAGATGAAAATATTGCGTGCTGCTCGACCCAGGCAGAAATATCCTGCCTAATGCCACGACAGATGAATGCTTCAGCATACTCATCGTTTAGATCATCCCGGCCACTACTGGAAGGGCTTCCAGGGATGCCGTGCCGCCGCCGGTCTTCCATCCTAGCGAGTCGATATGATTCCAGGTCACACTTTCCACGGTCACGCCGAGTTCCCGGTTCAGTGCCGCCCCCCAATGCTGGCAGGAATCGGTTGCCATGAGGATGATTTCCTTTGCTTGCACCTGGGGGTGCTGCTCCTGACAAGCGAGAAACGACGCCGAGATTTCCCTCAATACTCTGTCCTCGACGTTGCCACCCGCCTGGGCCGAATGCACCGGATCTTCGGGAAGAAGCTTTGTCCGGACGAACACCGGCCGCCGGTCATGAAAGATGAAACACGTCAGCGCGCCATCGAGCACCGTAACCCATGCCAGATCATGGTGCAGCCTACGACGACCGCCCGCGGCTCGCAGCCAGAGGTTAAAGGAGCTGAAACTCGTCACACCCACTTCCCGCGGGACCAGGCCGGCCGCCTCGCATACCGCTTCGTATTGATGGAGGATGCTGTCTTGAATGACGACAACCAGGACGACGTGAGAATTGTCATCCGCCCCGGATGCTGGAAATACCTGCCAGACCAACTTGGTGCCGACAAGCGGAAGGCGCTGCTCCTGTCCGAGTCTCCACCGGATGAGGGCTTCGAGTTCCTCGCTCCTCGACGGCAAGTGATCCAGAGAGAGAACAATCGTTCGCACAGCCAAATCCGGCAACACCAGAGTGATTGCTTTGGGCAGCTCCGACATTCCGATTTTCTCCGTCAACCGGCTCCGGCTGCCGGAGCTCACCAGGGAACGAAGCCGTTCCTCCAGCACGGCATGATTGATCACATTGGGATCAATCGGCGACAGCTTGATCGAATCTGCCGGCAGGGGCGACGAATGGCATCGATAGCGATGCCTACCACGCCACGTGCGAATGTGCTCCCCCCACACCAATCCACGGCTCCCGACCTTCAGACAAAACCTCGGTTTACCGCCGAATCCGAGCACCTAGCTTTCCTCGTTGAACGTGACGCGATTGATCTCGCGTAAGGTGGAGGAGCCGTCTATTACCTTTCGCACGGCGGATTGCCGCAAGGTGATCATGCCCGACGTCACCGCTCGATAACGAATTTCGGACAGCGGCCGCTCAGCCAAAATCATTTCCTTGATCTCATCGGTCAAGTCCAAGAATTCGGTGATGCATTTTCTCCCACGGTAACCGGTCCCCAGGCATTCTTGACATCCCTTTCCCTGATAGAAGGGAAGGTCTTTGTATTCTTCATAGTCCAGTCCTGATTCCTGAGCGAGGGCTTGATCGAGCTTGACCGCCATCCGACAGGCCGAACACACGATTCGAATGAGCCGCTGCGCCAACACGCAGTTGAGCGCGGCCAAGAAGTTGTACGAATCGATCCCCATGGACGCAAAACGTCCGATCACGTCGAAGACGTTATTGGCATGGACGGTGGTCAGGACAAGATGCCCGGTTAACGCCGATTGGATGGCAATTTGAGCGGTTTCAGCATCGCGAATTTCGCCGACCATGATCTTGTCAGGATCATGACGCAGGATCGAGCGTAATCCCCTGGCAAAAGTGAGGCCTTTTTTCTCATTGACCGGGATTTGCACAACCCCCGGCAGCTGGTACTCGACGGGATCTTCGATCGTGATGAGCTTGTCCTCTTTCACGTTCATTTCAGTGATGGCCGCATACAAGGTGGTCGTCTTTCCGCTACCGGTCGGACCGGTCACCAGCACCATGCCGTACGGCCTCGTAATAGCGCGCCGGAATCGTTTGAGGTCTTCTTCGTTGAACCCCAATCGGTCCAGCCGCAGCGCAGACACGCCGGTCGTAATCGCCTCCCGATCCAGAATCCGGATAACCACCGATTCTCCGAAGACGCTGGGAAGGATCGAGACCCGAAAATCCACCGTCTTGCGCTCCAGCCTCATCCGAAAGCTGCCGTCCTGCGGCACGCGGCGCTCCGCGATATCGAGATCCGACATGACTTTGAGCCGCGAAACCAACGGCGCGTGCAATCGAATGTCGAGAGGTTCCATGGCCGGCACGAGAATCCCGTCGACACGAAATTTGACCTTCGTCGCGCGATCCGCGGCTTCGATATGGATGTCGCTCGCGCGCCGTTGCATCGCACTCAACATGATGGAGTCGAGAAGTTTGACGGCCGGGCTTTGGTCTTCCCCGCCCTGGTCGATCGTGAGGATTTCATCTCCCCGTTCGTCCTCCTTTACGAGAACGGACCGGTACTCCGCCTCCAGCTCGCGGAGCGCTTGGCTTGAACCTTCGCTGCGGTCCAACGCCAGGAGAATGGCATTGCGCGGGCTGACCACGAGATCCAATTCGCGGCCGAGCAGCAATTCCAGTTCATCGAGTGCAAGCAGGTTGTAGGGATCAGGGATGGCGACGACGAGCCGGCTCCCCTGTTCGGCGATGGGAACGAACGGATGGCGCTGCATCAGCTTGACCGACAGGGAACCATAGAACGACTGGTCCACACGGAAGTCCGTCAAGGGATCGAACGGAAGCCCGAACTGGAGCGCCAGCGCCCGTGCAAGCTGCTCCTCGGACAAGAGCCCCTCGCTCACCAGAGTTTGTCCGAGACCGGCCGACACCCCATGCAGCCGGTCGAGCGTCTGCTCGACTGTCTGCCTGGGCAGCAGCCCTTCGTTCACAAGCACGTCTGCCAACGTCGGTCTCCCGCCGCTCTTGGTCACCAATCCCTGTACACGACTCATTCGAATCCCCTCACGGTGAAGGAGGCTCCCCTTACACCGTTCCCGCCATCTGGAAGACCGGCAGATACATGACGATCACAATTCCGCCGACCAGCACTCCCATGACCAGTAGGAGGACCGGTTCGATCCAGGTGGTCAACTGGGTCAACCGAAGATCGAGATCTCCCTCATAGAATTCCGCGACATCATGAAGCATCGCCTCAAGCGCGCCAGTTTCTTCTCCGACCGAAAGCATCTCGATCGCCAGTTTCGGAAAGACACCGGGTCGGCCCAACGCGGCAGCCAAGGTGGTGCCTTCGCGAATGTCATCGACAGCTTCACCGATTCCCCCGGCAATGTATCGGTTGGAGACCGCCCCTTTGGTAATCTGTAACGCATCGACCAGGGGAGTCCCCCCGGCGAGGATCGTTCCCAACGTCCGCGCCAATTGGATCGTATGATGTTTCACGAAAATCTGCCCTAGAAGAGGCGCCCGCAGCAGCATTCGATCCGCCGCTAGGTGACCAGGCGGCGTCGCATAATAGGCCCGTCCGGCCAATAGCACGGCCGCGAGCGATACCGCCGTCGGGATCAGATACGCGTGTGCCGCCGTGACGAGATCGATCAATGCCTGCGTCGCGACCGGCAAGGTCTTGGCCGATTCACTATAGACGGAGATGAATGTGGGCATGACATACGCCAATAAGAATCCGACGACCCCGACGCCGACGAGAATCAGAAACCCAGGATAGGCAAGAGCTTTTGCCACCTTCTGGCGAAGTCCGAGCATCAACTTCAAATAGGTGATGAAACGCTGCAATACGTCCCCCACGTTTCCCGATTGCTCGCCAGCCTTGAAGGTGGCGATATAGAGCTCGGAGAAATATGCGGGATGTTTGGCAAGCGCCTCGGAAACGGAAGCGCCGCCGCGAATATCCTGCCTCACCATCCGGAGTACCTGTTGAAACCCCGAATGGCGCGCCCGTTCGATCAAGAGATCCCACACGCGGAGCACAGGCAATCCGGCCTTCACTAATGCCAGCAACTCCTGATTGAAGATGAGGAACTCTCCGAGAGGCAGTCCACGGAACGGCGAAAGACTGAGAGTGGAACCGCCGACCGCTCCGCCACGGCGTTGAAGTTTGAAAACGAGATACCCCTGTCCTTCAAGTTTGGCGCGGACGAGTTGCTCCTCCTCGCCTTCGACTTGACCGTCCAAGGTCGATCCATCCGGGCGAGCGATTCTGTACGAAAAGACCGGCATGGCTCGATTCACAGACCAGGTTGAGGTCTATCCGTCTTAGGGAATCGACTCCGGAACTCCTGGGACAGATGCTCGTCCCCTCCGACCTTCCGGAAGCCGGAGCGCCTGACCGATTTCGATGGCGTTGCCCGAAAGCTGATTGATCTCGCGCAGCTGGTGCAATGAGACATGATGCCTCTTGGCCAGACTCCACAATGTGTCTCCGTATTTCACGAAGACGGTGCGAGGTGCAGGCTCGCCATAAGAAAAATCCCTATCGCTTGCCATGTCGTCATAGTCCACCGACGTACCCATCAATGCCGCAGGCGTGGCGACCATGGCTGTCTTTTGCGCCTTACGACCGGATCCTTCTCGAAAGGCCGGCAGGACATCCTGAATCCCGTCTTTGGACATGCCGGACTTGGACAGATGTTTTTGCAGCCGCTTTAACTGGCTGTGCAATTGAAGGCTGCTGCGAGAGAGTCGCTCCCGTTCTGCCCGGGCTGTCATCAGTTCTTCGCGCTGGAGTTCGATCACTTGTTTGGCTTCGGCGACGCGACGTTCCGCCTCCCGGACCCGGCCTTCGAGCTGAGCACGAGCCACCTGCGCATCCGCCAGTTCCTGCCGCCGCACGTCCAACTCGGCCCTTAACTCCGTGATCGTGCGTTGCGTATCTCTGACCTGGGTCTTGAGCGTGTCGATGCTCAACTGGAGGTCGACTACCTCTGGTTCTGCCATCGGTTCCAGTTCTCCGCAGGCAGCGTTCGACAAAGCCACAAGAAACAGAACGACACCCGCGCCGAGCCGAACCAGGCGCTCGCATGCACAGATCTTACGGCCGATGAGCTTCATCCCCGTTACCATCGATTGTACGGAACTCCGTTCGTCCCGACGAAGTCGGACCCTGAAAAGACGTCGATGACGCCTTCTTCGACACCCCCGGTGATCTCCTGCCACGTGGTTTCGGAATTGGTGAACGGATCCTTGGGAACGGTCCGCAGGTAACCGGTACCGACCAATATCTGCAGGGAAGCTGGAAATTTTCCCTGATCCGCACGATGTTGATCGAGGACGTCACGCAATGTGAAAAGATCCTGTCGCAGCGCGGCTTCTCGGGCCTTGATTAAAGAGGCTTGGTATGTTGGTATCGCCATCGTCGCCAATATCCCGACGATTGAAACGACGATCAACAACTCGATCAACGTAAAACCGTTCGGCATCCGCACCGTACGGTTACCAATCGCGATATTTGGTTCCATCAAGCGCGACGTCATCGCTTTTCGTCATTACATCGTAGATGTCTTCACCGCACCAACTCGACGCGTCAGGCGCATCCTTGTAGCAACGGAATCGCCAGTCCGCCTTTCCGGTCAACGGATCGATGGGAAGACTCCTCAAGTAACGCCGGATCGTCGAGCCTCGGACCGTCGCTTCCTCACCGGTGAGAGTCACTCCGAGCAACACGTTCAGGGATTTTGGATAGCCATAGAGGCTGCTGACCTCCTTACAGGTCAGCTTGTTCTTAAGACACACGGGGCCGACCAGCACATCGCCATCCCGATTCCATTCCAGCTTGAACGTATCGATGGCCGCCCGGACGATCCGCAGGTGCTGTCGCAACTCTACTTCGTGCGCTCGTTTGGTCGACAGGCGGCTCAACGGAAGCGCCACGGACGCGAGGATCATCACGATCGTCAGCGTCACCATCAATTCCAGAAGCGTGACGCCGGACTGTTTCACCGCACCCTCACGATCCCCCTTCCGTCGAAGGACGGTGGAGAGGATCCTCCCGGCGTATCCTTGAGCGATACGCTCACGGGGGATACGCCCGGGGCCTTCGCCACAAACGTCGCGGTCACGGTTCGTCCGCCGCCGGACGCCCGCGGCGCGTTCGAGGCAATCGTAAATTCGACCGGGGCGTCCTCCTCCAAACCGGTTCCCGATTCAGACGGGGTCCGGTCGGCCGGCACCACATCGCCGTAGGCCAGCGACTTGAGCTGCAAGACTTTCGAATCGAACCGGAGTTGGAACAGTCCGTCGGCGGAAGTGCGTAGCCGCTCATCGTTGAATGACAGCTTGAATTCCTTGCCCACCGATACGACGGAACTCTCGGGTTTGATCGAGACGATTTGCCCGACCGTGGCCATGCGGGCCAGGGAAGCAACCGCGGTCTTGCCTTGCCCATTTGTTTTCGCAATACCGCCGGCCGGCACGCCCATCACCCCTGAATTCAAGAGCTTGGCACCGGAAATGGTCTTCCCCTGCGGCGTGAACAACGGGTTCGTCGCATAGGTGGAGTCGGTTCCCGACC from Nitrospira japonica harbors:
- a CDS encoding prepilin-type N-terminal cleavage/methylation domain-containing protein, whose product is MEPNIAIGNRTVRMPNGFTLIELLIVVSIVGILATMAIPTYQASLIKAREAALRQDLFTLRDVLDQHRADQGKFPASLQILVGTGYLRTVPKDPFTNSETTWQEITGGVEEGVIDVFSGSDFVGTNGVPYNRW
- a CDS encoding type II secretion system F family protein — protein: MPVFSYRIARPDGSTLDGQVEGEEEQLVRAKLEGQGYLVFKLQRRGGAVGGSTLSLSPFRGLPLGEFLIFNQELLALVKAGLPVLRVWDLLIERARHSGFQQVLRMVRQDIRGGASVSEALAKHPAYFSELYIATFKAGEQSGNVGDVLQRFITYLKLMLGLRQKVAKALAYPGFLILVGVGVVGFLLAYVMPTFISVYSESAKTLPVATQALIDLVTAAHAYLIPTAVSLAAVLLAGRAYYATPPGHLAADRMLLRAPLLGQIFVKHHTIQLARTLGTILAGGTPLVDALQITKGAVSNRYIAGGIGEAVDDIREGTTLAAALGRPGVFPKLAIEMLSVGEETGALEAMLHDVAEFYEGDLDLRLTQLTTWIEPVLLLVMGVLVGGIVIVMYLPVFQMAGTV
- a CDS encoding GspE/PulE family protein, with translation MSRVQGLVTKSGGRPTLADVLVNEGLLPRQTVEQTLDRLHGVSAGLGQTLVSEGLLSEEQLARALALQFGLPFDPLTDFRVDQSFYGSLSVKLMQRHPFVPIAEQGSRLVVAIPDPYNLLALDELELLLGRELDLVVSPRNAILLALDRSEGSSQALRELEAEYRSVLVKEDERGDEILTIDQGGEDQSPAVKLLDSIMLSAMQRRASDIHIEAADRATKVKFRVDGILVPAMEPLDIRLHAPLVSRLKVMSDLDIAERRVPQDGSFRMRLERKTVDFRVSILPSVFGESVVIRILDREAITTGVSALRLDRLGFNEEDLKRFRRAITRPYGMVLVTGPTGSGKTTTLYAAITEMNVKEDKLITIEDPVEYQLPGVVQIPVNEKKGLTFARGLRSILRHDPDKIMVGEIRDAETAQIAIQSALTGHLVLTTVHANNVFDVIGRFASMGIDSYNFLAALNCVLAQRLIRIVCSACRMAVKLDQALAQESGLDYEEYKDLPFYQGKGCQECLGTGYRGRKCITEFLDLTDEIKEMILAERPLSEIRYRAVTSGMITLRQSAVRKVIDGSSTLREINRVTFNEES
- a CDS encoding type IV pilus biogenesis protein PilM, whose protein sequence is MLGFGGKPRFCLKVGSRGLVWGEHIRTWRGRHRYRCHSSPLPADSIKLSPIDPNVINHAVLEERLRSLVSSGSRSRLTEKIGMSELPKAITLVLPDLAVRTIVLSLDHLPSRSEELEALIRWRLGQEQRLPLVGTKLVWQVFPASGADDNSHVVLVVVIQDSILHQYEAVCEAAGLVPREVGVTSFSSFNLWLRAAGGRRRLHHDLAWVTVLDGALTCFIFHDRRPVFVRTKLLPEDPVHSAQAGGNVEDRVLREISASFLACQEQHPQVQAKEIILMATDSCQHWGAALNRELGVTVESVTWNHIDSLGWKTGGGTASLEALPVVAGMI
- a CDS encoding LysM peptidoglycan-binding domain-containing protein gives rise to the protein MAEPEVVDLQLSIDTLKTQVRDTQRTITELRAELDVRRQELADAQVARAQLEGRVREAERRVAEAKQVIELQREELMTARAERERLSRSSLQLHSQLKRLQKHLSKSGMSKDGIQDVLPAFREGSGRKAQKTAMVATPAALMGTSVDYDDMASDRDFSYGEPAPRTVFVKYGDTLWSLAKRHHVSLHQLREINQLSGNAIEIGQALRLPEGRRGRASVPGVPESIP